The sequence GATGAGCAGGATGTGGCATTCCTCCTCAGCTACCGGGTTGTGACGCACACCTTTAGGGACGACAAACATTTCACCTTCGCCAAGTTCGACGACACCATCTTCCAGTTCAATGCGCAACCGGCCCTTGAGAATCAGGAAAAGCTCATCTTCGTGTTCGTGAGCGTGCCAGGTAAAAGTTCCCTGAACTTTGGCGACTTTGATATACGAATCATCAACCTCGGCGATGATGCGCGGGGACCAGAGTTCAGTCAGTGAAGCCGCGATGTGTTTGGGTGAGATGACGCCTGACATAGAATCTCCTTCAAGATACCAAAATGGGAGTTCAGGATAGCAAAGGGGTGAATCTTCAGAAAAACGCTTCATGCGGAACTAGCTTTGCTTGAGAGGGAGCAGCTTGTGTTTGTAGATCAAACTTCT comes from Acidobacteriota bacterium and encodes:
- a CDS encoding cupin domain-containing protein: MSGVISPKHIAASLTELWSPRIIAEVDDSYIKVAKVQGTFTWHAHEHEDELFLILKGRLRIELEDGVVELGEGEMFVVPKGVRHNPVAEEECHILLIERKSTLHTGDVVTRQTRSIEEQLRVI